The Desulfocurvus vexinensis DSM 17965 region GTCCGAGGGCATGCAGACCATGGAGCTGTCCCTGGCGCGGCTGTGCAAGGACGGGCGTATCGACAAGGATACAGCCCTGCGCATGGCCAAGAGCGAATCGCTGATCCGCCCGCACCTGGAGCGCCTGCATGTCTAGCGCCATCCTGGGTGCAGCGCAGGTCATGGCGGCCCCGGGGGGGGAGCGGGCGCCGGGCCGGACGCAGGAGGGGCCCCCGGCCCGACGCCTGCTGGGCGGCCTGCTGCTGGAGCAGGGCAAGATCGACGACGAGCAGCTGGCCACGGCCTTGCGCGTCAAGGCCAAGGAACGCGCGCCCCTGGGCCAGGTGCTGGTGCGCCTGGGCTATGTGAGCGAGCAGGACGTGGCCCGCGCCGTGGCCCGGGGTGCCGGGCTGCCCTATGTGGACCTGGACGAACTGTCCCTGGACCCGGCGGCGGCCCAGGCCCTGCCCGAGGCCGTGGCCCGGCGCAGCGGCGTGCTGCCCCTGGCCGTGGACGACACGACCCTGTGCGTGGCCGTGGAGCGGCCCCTGGCCCCGCAGTTGCGGCGCAACCTCGAACGCGCCGTGCGCCGCCAGATCAGGGAGCATGTGGCCCTGCCGGGCAGGCTGCGCGAGCACATCGAGCGCGCCTACGAGCGCGGCATCCTGGAGGCCAATGCCGACGCGGGGCCCGCCGAGATCGTGGCCTCGTTCATCGAGCGCGCCGCGCGCATGAAGGCCTCGGACATCCACCTGGAAGCCATGAAGGACCGGGTGCGCCTGCGCTTTCGCACCGACGGCATGCTGCGCGAGATCGAGACCTTCCCGCCCGAACTGCACCCCGGGCTGGTTTCGCGCATCAAGGTCATGGCGGGCATGGACATCGCCGACACCCGCCAGTCCCAGGACGGGGCCATCCAGGTCACGGCCATGGGGCGGCCGCTGGACATCCGCGTCTCCAGCCTGCCGACCATCCACGGCGAGAAGGTGGTCATGCGCCTTCTGGCCAGCGAGGGCCACCGCCTGACCCTGGAGGCCATCGGCCTGGCGCCGGACCATCTGGAAGCCTTTCGCGGGCTCATCCGCCGCCCCCACGGCATCATTCTCATCGTCGGGCCCACGGGCTCGGGCAAGTCCACCACCCTGAGCGCGGCGCTCAACACCATCAACGACCCGGCCATCAACATCACCACCGTCGAGGACCCCGTGGAATACAAGATCGACGGGGTGACGCAGGTCCATGTGGGCCACAACAACAAGGTGGACTTCGCCGGGGCCCTGCGCACCATCCTGCGCCAGGACCCCGACGTGATCATGGTCGGCGAGGTCCGCGACGCCGAAACCGCCGAGATCGCCCTGCGCGCCGCCCTCACCGGCCACCTGGTGCTGACCACCCTGCACACCAACGACGCCCCCGGCGCCCTGCCCCGGCTCATCGACATGGGCTGCGAGCGCTTCCTGGTGGCCTCGTCGGTGACGGGGGTGCTGGCCCAGCGGCTGGTGCGCGTGTTGTGCGACCGCTGCAAGGAGCCCTTCAGCCCCGACGAGGCCCTGGTGCGCCAGATGGGCCTGGACCCGGACGACGGACCGCAGACCTGGTACGCCCCCCGGGGCTGCCCGCTGTGCCAGGGCGTGGGCTACCGGGGGCGCATCGGCGTGTTCGAGTTCATGCTTGTGGACGGCGCCCTGCGCGGGGCGGTGATGCGCGGCCAGTCGGCCGACGCCCTGGGCGAGCTGGCCCAGGCCGCCGGGATGCGCAGCCTGCGCCAGGACGCCGTGGCCAAGCTCGTGGCCGGAACGACTTCCGTGCAGGAGGTCCAGCGGGTGACCATCGGTGACTAGCCATGCCTGATTTCGTCTATGTGTCCCTGGACGGGTCGGGCAACCGCTCGCGGGGCGTGGTCAGCGCGGCCAATTCGGCGGCGGCGGCGGCCCAGCTCAAGGCCCAGGGCATCTTCGCCCTGGACATCCGCCCGCGCAGGGGCGGGGCCAAGGGCCAGGCCGGGGGCGGGACCTCCAACCCGCTGGACATGGAGATCGACCTCTCGGCCCTGGGCCTGGGCGGGCCCAAGGCCGGGGATGTGGCCCTGTTCTTCCGCCAGCTTTCGGTGCTGCTGGAGTCGGGCGTGAGCCTCATGCGCGCCATCGCGGTGCTCGGCGGCCAGGCCCACAAATCGGCCATGCGCCGGATGCTCGCGCGCATCACCGACCGCCTGGCCCAGGGCATGCCGCTCTCCGCCGCCCTGGGCGAGGAGCGGCGCGTGTTCGGCGGGCCCATCATCCGGCTCATCGAGGCCGCCGAGCTTTCGGGCGAGCTGGGGCTGATCATGACCCGCGTGGCCGAGCAGCTCGAAGCGCGCCAGGATTTCAAGCGCAAGCTCATCTCGACCATGATCTATCCGGCCATGGTCGTGTCCATGGCCGGGGTGGCCATCTTCGTGATGACCGTGGTGGTGGTGCCCAAGTTCATCCCCATGCTCAAGGGCGGCAAGGGGTTGCCCGAGTCCACGCTCATGGTCATGGCCGCCTCGGCCTGGATCCAGGAGAACCTGCGGGCCATCGGCTACGGGATGCTGGCCACGCCGGTGGTCGTGCTGCTGGCGCGGCGCTCGCCCGCCCTGGGCTTGGCCATCGACCACGCGGTTTTGCATGTGCCGCTGCTGGGCAGCATCGTGCGCTACGGGGTGGTGGTCACCCTGTGCCGGACGCTTTCCACCATGTACGCCAGCGGCGTGCCCCTGGTGGAGGCCCTGCGCACCGTGCGCGGCACCCTGGCCAACGCGGCGGCCATCCGCGTGGTGGACGCCATGATCGAGCGGGTGCTCGACGGGGGGCGGATGTCCGTGTCGCTGCTGGAGGCGAGCGGGGTGATCCCGGCCATGGCGGGCGAGATGGTAGCCATGGGCGAGGAGAGCGGCGAGATGGAGCGCGTGCTCAACCTGGCGGCGGACATCCACGAGAAGCTGCTGGATGTGATGGTCAAGCGCATGAACGCGGCCATCGAGCCGCTGCTGATCATCGTGCTGGGCGGCATCGTTGGCTTCGTGATGTACGCGCTGATTTCCGGAATGCTCGCCACCTACGGGGCGTGAGCGGACGCAAGACAAGGAGCTGGGAATGACGGTGTTCGGGATTTCGGCGCGCGGCGTGTGCGCGGCGGCGGGTGCGGCGGCCCTGGCCCTGGCCCTGGGGGCGGGGTCCATTCTGGCGCAGGAGCAGGCTCCGGCCCCGCAGGCCCCCGCGTTGCAGCAGGACACGCGGACCCTGCTGGTGGTGGACGACGCGCAGGTGCCGCGCTGGATGTTCGACAACGCCCTGCGCGACAAGCTCGGCCAGGCCCAGGCCCAGGGCCGGACTGTGGACGACGCCCTGCGCCGCGAGCTGGCCGCCGGGGTGCTGGACAACCTGATCCAGATGGAACTGCTCGCCGCCGAGGCCCGGCGCCGGGGGGTGCAGGCCAGCCCCCAGGCCGGGGAGTTGCGGGCGGGCATCGTCGCCGCCCAGAGCGGCTCGGAGCAGGAATTCGCCGCGCGCCTGGCCAAGGCGGGCATGACCCGCGAGCAATACGTGGTCCTGTGGCAGCAGCAGGCCTCGGTGAACCGTCTGGTGGAGGAGGTCATCCAGCCGGGCATCACCCTTTCGGAGGTCGAGCTGCGTGCGCGCTACATGCGCGACCGCGACCAGTTGGTGGTGCCGCCCCGGGTGCGCGTGGCCGAGGTCTTTCTGCCCCTGGGCGCCCCGGGCCAACCCGCCGGTGCGGACCTGCGCGCCCGGGCCTTGGCGGCCCTGGCCCAGGCGCGCGTGGCTTTGGAGGCCGGGGAGGGGGACTTCCTGCCCCGGGCCGAGGCCCTGGCCCGGGAGCTGGACGCGGATTTCCCCGGGGCCACGGCCCGCGAGCTGGGCTGGGTGCTGTCCAGCCGGGGCGAATCGGGCATCCCCAGGGAGGTGCGCCAGGGCGCGGCGGGGTTCCTTGGCCAGCCCGTGGGTTCCAAGCGTGGGGCGCATTTGCATGCGGTGCTGGAGGCCCAGCCCCGGCGCACGGCGGAGTTCGGCGAGGTGCGCGAGGAAATGGCGGCCCAGATGCGCGAGGAGCGCACCCCGGCGGCCATCGAGGCGTTGATCCGGCAGTTGCGCGAGCGCGCCGCCGTGCAGGTGCTCATGGACGTGCCCTGACCGGCGCGGCGCGAGGGGGAGGGGGGGCCATGCAGAGCCGACCGTTCACGCGCGGGGCGCGCATCCCGGCAGCGGCGGGCTTCACGCTGCTGGAGCTCATCGTCGTGGTCGCCATCCTGGGCATGCTCACGGCGCTGCTGCTGCCCGGCCTGGGCCGCAAGGACGACGCCGCGCGCCGCCGCGACACCGACGCGGCCTTCGAGGCCATCCGCGCGGCCATCCTCGGCCCCCGGGGCCAGACCGGCCCGGACGGCCAGCCGCTGATCGGCGGCTACGTGGGCGCCATGGGCGAGCTGCCCCGGCTTTACGCCACGGTCTGGAATCCGGGCCAGGAGCGCTGGGAGGTGGAACTGAACGAAGACAGCCCGAGCCCCGACGAGCTGGCCGTGGCCGGATGGTATGATAAGAGCGCCGACCCGAGCTTCACCGAGGCGGAAACGGACGCCTTTGCCCAGCCCCTGGGCCTGTGGGCCGAAGGGGTGCGTGACAACAACGGGGACTGGCGCAGGTTTTCCTTCCCCGCCGAATGGCGCGGCCCGTACATGGCCGCCCCGCGCGACCCGTATCCTGACGACAATCCCTTCGAGTACGGCGACGGCACGGACCCCGAGGACCGCTGGTTCGTCCTGCGCCACAGCGAGGGCCGCCTGCAGGACGGCTGGGGCCGGGCCTTCGTGGTGCTCACCGCCGGGGAGGAGGCCACCGATACAGGCGCGCCCCGTAGCCTGGTCTTCATCAGCGCCGGGCCCGATGGGGATTACAATCCTGAAGGGCTGCTGGACGATCCGCCCACGGGCCTCAACGCGGACAACCTCATCTACCGCATCACCCGTCACGAGGCGGAGGACACGACCCTCAAGATCGCCCGCACCTGGGCCCGGCTCCAGGCCCTGCGCGCGGCCATCCTCGCCCCCCGGCGCACCGCCTCCGGCGCCCAGGCCGAGCCCATGGGCTACGCGGCGGACGTGGGCGGCGTGGAAACGCTCTTCGGCTCGTTCGTCTACCACGGCACCTCGCCCAGCGGGCGGGTCTACGTCTGCACCAGGAGCCATGCGGACACGCAGGAGCCAAGCACCGGTTCGTCCTACTGGAAGGCCGTGACCGGGACCGTGGACCGGGCCCAGTTCCCGGGCCTCCCCGCATGGGCGGCGGGCGCCCAGTACGTCCAGCCCCGGCCCTACCTGCTGCTGGCCAACGCGGACCATGTGCTGGTGGACGATGTGGCCTACCGCTGCACTGAGGAGGAAGGCGCGTACTGCTCGGGCGCCCCGCCCGCGTCCTCGGACTGGGAGGCGACAACGGACGTGGGATTCCCGGAACTCGGGCTTTTCGCCAAGGACGGCACCAAGCACGATGTCGGGGAGTGCGGACCCTATCAGCCCGTGTCCAACTACTACGCCGGAGCCGGAGCCCTGCCCTGGTGGGGTGTGAACACCGTGGACGGCCAGCCGCCCCTGGCCCTGGGCTGGCGCGGGGGTTACGCGGCCGCGCCAGCGGACGGCCCGCCCCTGTGGCATGACGCCTGGGACCGCCCGCTCATGGTGCGCGTCGATCACCAGGGCAACGTCCATCTGGCCAGCAAGGGCGTCAACGCTTCGGACGCCGGGGATTCCTCCGCCGACGATCTGGCCGTAACCCTGTTCCGCCACGAATTCGAGGTGCCCGTGCGGGTGGTGGTGCGTGCCGCTGGCGCCATCCAGCCCCGGGACGGCGGGCAGTCCCAGTCCCGGGTGGAGCTGTGGGCGCCTCTCAATGGCAAGCTGCACCTGTGGCAGGCCGGGGCCAACGGCACGGTTCCTGACGAGGTCTTCCGCTTCGGGCGTACTGAGAGCGACGATTTGAGCGTGGCCCTGCTGCCTGCGGAGCAGGTCAAGGACACGGACGTGGCCATCAAGGAGGTGGCGACGGACAGTGCCGTCTCCATGCCCGCAGAACGCTTCGTGCCCGTGGGCCGGGCCTATATGGAGTACCGCCAGCAGGACTTCAAGAATTCGGACGCGGGCACGGGCTACTACGCCTCGCCGCACCCCACGCAGACCACCAACGGCACCAGCACGGGCCCCCCGGGCTGCCAGAAGACCGTGACCATCTACCCCCTGGGCGGCGAGGGCTACGAGCTGTGCGCCGACTAGCCCTGCGCGGACATCCGCCGCATCCGGGGGCACCGCCGGGCTGGCGGGCCGCCCTGGGGCTCTTGCCCCTGCATGTGCTGGCCGTGGCCTGGCTGGCCCTGGCCCCTGGCGCGGCCCGGGCCCAGGGCCAGGCCGAGGCCGCCGTGGAGCGCGCCTTGCTGCTGACGGCCCTGGGCCGCCACGACCGGGCCCGGCTGGAATACGCGGCCCTGGCCGCGTCCGACGCCGCGCCCGCCGTGCGGCGCTTCGCGGTGCTGGAGGCCGCGCGTAGCTCCCTGGCCATGGGCGCGGCGGACGACGCCGCCCTGATCCTGGCCGAAGCCCTGGCTGCCGGATCGGGCCTGGGCCAGGACCCCGACTTCCAGACCCGGGCTTGCGCCGAGGCCGTGGCCCTGGCCCGCGCCGGGGCGCGGCTGCCCGGGGCCCTGGAGCGCGCCTGTGCGGACTGCCTGGGGCCGCCCGCAGCCCCGCCGCAGGCCGCCTCGCCCTCGCCCTGGCCCGCAGGCCGGGCCGATTCTTCGCCCGAGGTGCGCGTGCTGCTGGCCCGGGGCCCGGTCCTGCGCCTGGAGGTGCCCGCCGGGACGCTGCTGCGCGCCGGGGGCGCGGCCCGGGCCCTGCCCGCCGGAACGCTCACGCTGACCCTGGAGGGCGCCGCCCCGGGCTTCGCCCTGCGCGGCACCTGGGCCGGGGGGGCGCTGCCCTGCGGGGCCGAGGCCTGGTTGGAGCCCCGGGGCGGGCTGGCGCGCCTGGGCCAGGGGCTGTACGGCCCGCGCCTGCGTCTGGTGCCCCTGGATGGTCAGGTGGCGGCGGTGCAGCACGTCGCCCTGGAAACGTATCTGCGCGGCGTGGTGCCCGCCGAGATGCCCGCCGCCTGGCCCGCCGAGGCCCACAAGGCCCAGGCCGTGGCCGCGCGGACCTACGCCCTGGCCCACCGGGGCGCGCCCGGGCGGTCCTTCGACCTCTACGCCGACGAGCGCAGCCAGGTCTACCTCGGCCAGGGCCGCGCCGCCCCGGCCACGGACCGCGCCGTGCTGGCCACCCGGGGCCAGGTGCTGACCCACGAGGGCAAGCCCTTTGCCGCCTACTACCACGCCCACAGCGGCGGCTGGATCGAGGGCGCGGGGTCCGGGATGCCCGGCCCGGCGCCGGTGCTGGCCCCGGGGCCGGACCCCGCCGGAGCCCTGGCCCCGCCCATGCCCTGGCGCGTGGATGTCGGCCAGGCGGAGCTGCTGGCGGCCCTGGCCCGCGCCGGGCACCGGGCCACCCGCGTGCTGGGGCTGGACGTGGCCGAGGCCAGCCCCGGGGGGCGGGCGCGGGTCTTTTCCGTAACCAGCGAATCCGGGGTGCTGCGCCTGCCCGCCGGGCGGCTGCGGGCGCTCCTGGGGCCCTCGGGGCCGCGCAGCCTGCTGTGCCGCGTGCGCCCCGCCGCAGGCGGCTTCACCTTCATCGGCCAGGGCTTCGGCCACGGGGTGGGCATGAGCCAGCACGGCGCCGCCGCCCTGGCCCGCTCCGGCCTGGGCTACCAGGACATCCTGGCCCGCTACTACCGGGGCGCGCGCCTGGAGCGCCTGCCCTGGCCGGGGGCGGACCAGGCAACCATCCAACCGCAAGGAGAGGGGACATGAAACGTATCGCCGCATTGCTGCTGCTGGCCCTGCTGGGCGCCCTGCTGTCCGTGGACGCCGCCCTGGCCCACAGCACCGCCGGGCTGGTCAAGGCGCCGCTCAAGGAGAAGGTGCTCATCGCCGACTACGTGGCCTTCCACATCGAGCCCTGGGTCAGCGCCCGGCGCGACGAGACGGGCAAGAGCAGCCGCTGGTTCGTGCTGGATTTCGGGGCCGTGGAGCAGCGCGGCAACAGGGCCGCGGTCCACTATTCGGTCATGGACCAGAAGACCGGCGCGACCACCCAGGAGACCGCCATTTTCCTGCGCAACCCCGACGGCACCTGGAGCCACGTGGACGGGCAGGGTACCGTGCTGACCCCGGTGGTGGAAACCTTCGTGCAACCCACCAACTGGGGCCGCCTGTTCGGCATCGCCATGGGTGTGCTGGCCCTGGCGGCCTACACCGTGGCGCGGGTGGTCATCTGGCGGCGCAAGCGGGCCGATGCCCGGGCCCAGGCCGCCCCGCAGCCGGACGCCGCATGAGCGGGCCCGGAGGCTGGACGTGACGGACTGGTTCGTCCCCCTGGCCGCCGCCCTGGGGCTGGCCCTGGGCGGGCCGTACGCCTGGCTGGTGCGCCGCTATGTGACCGGGGCGCCCCTGTTGCGGCCCGGCCCGGGGTGCCCGGCGTGCGGCGCGGGGCAGGGCCCGGGGGCGCTTGTGCCCCTGGTGCCCTCGGCCCTGCGGCGCGGGCGCTGCCGGGGCTGCGGGGCGCCTCTGGGGCCTGCCTGGCCATGGCTGGAAGCCGCCTCGGCCCTGCTGGCCGCCCTGCTGGCCTGGCGCCTGGGGCCGGGGGTGCCCTTCGCGGTCTACCTGGCCTTTGGCGGGGCGCTGCTGGTGGCGGCGGGCATCGACGCCGAGGTGCGCCTGCTGCCCGACGCCGTGACCCTGGGCGGGGCGGCCCTGGCGCCCTTTGCCGCCGTGTTCGGCCTGGGGCTGCCCTGGTGGCAGCCCGTGGCCGGGGCGCTGGCGG contains the following coding sequences:
- a CDS encoding type II secretion system F family protein, with protein sequence MPDFVYVSLDGSGNRSRGVVSAANSAAAAAQLKAQGIFALDIRPRRGGAKGQAGGGTSNPLDMEIDLSALGLGGPKAGDVALFFRQLSVLLESGVSLMRAIAVLGGQAHKSAMRRMLARITDRLAQGMPLSAALGEERRVFGGPIIRLIEAAELSGELGLIMTRVAEQLEARQDFKRKLISTMIYPAMVVSMAGVAIFVMTVVVVPKFIPMLKGGKGLPESTLMVMAASAWIQENLRAIGYGMLATPVVVLLARRSPALGLAIDHAVLHVPLLGSIVRYGVVVTLCRTLSTMYASGVPLVEALRTVRGTLANAAAIRVVDAMIERVLDGGRMSVSLLEASGVIPAMAGEMVAMGEESGEMERVLNLAADIHEKLLDVMVKRMNAAIEPLLIIVLGGIVGFVMYALISGMLATYGA
- a CDS encoding GspE/PulE family protein, with the translated sequence MSSAILGAAQVMAAPGGERAPGRTQEGPPARRLLGGLLLEQGKIDDEQLATALRVKAKERAPLGQVLVRLGYVSEQDVARAVARGAGLPYVDLDELSLDPAAAQALPEAVARRSGVLPLAVDDTTLCVAVERPLAPQLRRNLERAVRRQIREHVALPGRLREHIERAYERGILEANADAGPAEIVASFIERAARMKASDIHLEAMKDRVRLRFRTDGMLREIETFPPELHPGLVSRIKVMAGMDIADTRQSQDGAIQVTAMGRPLDIRVSSLPTIHGEKVVMRLLASEGHRLTLEAIGLAPDHLEAFRGLIRRPHGIILIVGPTGSGKSTTLSAALNTINDPAINITTVEDPVEYKIDGVTQVHVGHNNKVDFAGALRTILRQDPDVIMVGEVRDAETAEIALRAALTGHLVLTTLHTNDAPGALPRLIDMGCERFLVASSVTGVLAQRLVRVLCDRCKEPFSPDEALVRQMGLDPDDGPQTWYAPRGCPLCQGVGYRGRIGVFEFMLVDGALRGAVMRGQSADALGELAQAAGMRSLRQDAVAKLVAGTTSVQEVQRVTIGD
- a CDS encoding SpoIID/LytB domain-containing protein — translated: MPLHVLAVAWLALAPGAARAQGQAEAAVERALLLTALGRHDRARLEYAALAASDAAPAVRRFAVLEAARSSLAMGAADDAALILAEALAAGSGLGQDPDFQTRACAEAVALARAGARLPGALERACADCLGPPAAPPQAASPSPWPAGRADSSPEVRVLLARGPVLRLEVPAGTLLRAGGAARALPAGTLTLTLEGAAPGFALRGTWAGGALPCGAEAWLEPRGGLARLGQGLYGPRLRLVPLDGQVAAVQHVALETYLRGVVPAEMPAAWPAEAHKAQAVAARTYALAHRGAPGRSFDLYADERSQVYLGQGRAAPATDRAVLATRGQVLTHEGKPFAAYYHAHSGGWIEGAGSGMPGPAPVLAPGPDPAGALAPPMPWRVDVGQAELLAALARAGHRATRVLGLDVAEASPGGRARVFSVTSESGVLRLPAGRLRALLGPSGPRSLLCRVRPAAGGFTFIGQGFGHGVGMSQHGAAALARSGLGYQDILARYYRGARLERLPWPGADQATIQPQGEGT
- a CDS encoding prepilin peptidase, producing the protein MTDWFVPLAAALGLALGGPYAWLVRRYVTGAPLLRPGPGCPACGAGQGPGALVPLVPSALRRGRCRGCGAPLGPAWPWLEAASALLAALLAWRLGPGVPFAVYLAFGGALLVAAGIDAEVRLLPDAVTLGGAALAPFAAVFGLGLPWWQPVAGALAGGGLFWAVRQGFGLVRGVEGMGLGDVKLAALLGGLCGVSALPVITVFGAGGALLAGALGAALRPGAGPLGARRVPFGPFLCLGALAHVLWGRELAALLGP
- a CDS encoding type II secretion system protein gives rise to the protein MQSRPFTRGARIPAAAGFTLLELIVVVAILGMLTALLLPGLGRKDDAARRRDTDAAFEAIRAAILGPRGQTGPDGQPLIGGYVGAMGELPRLYATVWNPGQERWEVELNEDSPSPDELAVAGWYDKSADPSFTEAETDAFAQPLGLWAEGVRDNNGDWRRFSFPAEWRGPYMAAPRDPYPDDNPFEYGDGTDPEDRWFVLRHSEGRLQDGWGRAFVVLTAGEEATDTGAPRSLVFISAGPDGDYNPEGLLDDPPTGLNADNLIYRITRHEAEDTTLKIARTWARLQALRAAILAPRRTASGAQAEPMGYAADVGGVETLFGSFVYHGTSPSGRVYVCTRSHADTQEPSTGSSYWKAVTGTVDRAQFPGLPAWAAGAQYVQPRPYLLLANADHVLVDDVAYRCTEEEGAYCSGAPPASSDWEATTDVGFPELGLFAKDGTKHDVGECGPYQPVSNYYAGAGALPWWGVNTVDGQPPLALGWRGGYAAAPADGPPLWHDAWDRPLMVRVDHQGNVHLASKGVNASDAGDSSADDLAVTLFRHEFEVPVRVVVRAAGAIQPRDGGQSQSRVELWAPLNGKLHLWQAGANGTVPDEVFRFGRTESDDLSVALLPAEQVKDTDVAIKEVATDSAVSMPAERFVPVGRAYMEYRQQDFKNSDAGTGYYASPHPTQTTNGTSTGPPGCQKTVTIYPLGGEGYELCAD
- a CDS encoding SurA N-terminal domain-containing protein, whose product is MTVFGISARGVCAAAGAAALALALGAGSILAQEQAPAPQAPALQQDTRTLLVVDDAQVPRWMFDNALRDKLGQAQAQGRTVDDALRRELAAGVLDNLIQMELLAAEARRRGVQASPQAGELRAGIVAAQSGSEQEFAARLAKAGMTREQYVVLWQQQASVNRLVEEVIQPGITLSEVELRARYMRDRDQLVVPPRVRVAEVFLPLGAPGQPAGADLRARALAALAQARVALEAGEGDFLPRAEALARELDADFPGATARELGWVLSSRGESGIPREVRQGAAGFLGQPVGSKRGAHLHAVLEAQPRRTAEFGEVREEMAAQMREERTPAAIEALIRQLRERAAVQVLMDVP